A region from the Drosophila ananassae strain 14024-0371.13 chromosome 2L, ASM1763931v2, whole genome shotgun sequence genome encodes:
- the LOC6501026 gene encoding regulating synaptic membrane exocytosis protein 2 isoform X1, with product MDEMPDLSHLTPHERMQIENVLMRQKQEEEKQNEIMRRKQDEVVTLEMQIRQRSEQQKKAGVELDATCHICLKTKFADGVGHICHYCNIRCCARCGGKVTLRSNKVIWVCILCRKKQELLSKTGQWINKTAGHQDGFIRRIEPDGSSDISQQTIVDPHDQTDKRPKLERTRSAAEKENLPMQRAGSMLRRQYSQQEQPTNRRLSVSDSGMDPMMSPGQQQQMQHHQQQQRSRMQPMNPQQAQQAYGMQQQQQQRTGGNYPEDDPRYYQGELDGLMRQHPHLAHPSQVQQPHQPQSQHQQQTQHHPQQQQQHLMPQQHRQSPQQHAPQQQQQFAGRQQQQHQVQQSYQAQIHQQPHQPMPQHHGQQGMSQMGGYQKPPPLTRNLTISGGHAMDTTSYSQQQQQQQRRALAGSQYASQQQRSFSSSEEEFQHQLMQAQAQASGGMASVVTAGSDYDAGNFGGVQGVQTVLSPGDLQIHANNPVNWQTSADNTRLIGHMILRKYYDGEDILGLKVNGGQPLGGGIGGGGGGGGIGGPCGAIVEKVKRGSVADLEGRIRPGDEIIEWNGRSLHNKSADEVYDIIDESRLDAQVELIVSRPIGNSGGSGGSSSNVSPSSACSASASGISGISGGSASSNAPRRSSANFPHSGLASSMAGSAVVSSGGRYLQRKAPAVEAIEIHRDKPSVLITSPGSPDIHTGVPGSGAGGGLRQRGVVAHQTQRLGPSHSSHSHSSSGSGSGSSTSSAHTAPSNLTNLASATGSASGGLHGATTAGHHHHHCHPHSHQHPLQHQGLPAAHLHGHGVGGGVAMGGGSGTTTQPVPIEGRLQLKLGYDQNTLQLIVTLVCATGLSLRQSGAGRNPYAKVFLLPDRSHKSKRRTKTVGTTCEPRWGQTFIYSGLRRCDLNGRLLEVTLWDYVRYGANDFIGEVVIDLAHHILDDEAEWYQLQPHQDTSYLLRDEGSDVDGLILTPTDHLSPPSTMSRLSDSDTTSDCDIDGMTPGASISSMGSSASPPPLLELDLNERRSRRDMSPQGRKRVAGMVARDYRTVSGIGQSYHNQASASGYYRRGGGNGVGSAIGPGGMSLSQRSHSAAPSDSYHSGGGGSGVPSSGVGYGYRSTSPRRGSLSPPDDRYIDYPVLPVHGSPNAPSGYQGPGGASSASAATQQQRFQSRSATATPTGSPKKRQLPQVPQTSRSAMLRDRLGQDFDERLASGGRFGRHRTRQPHHQATYRSTGMGGWERHYTGLSDSDLHSMDTRMRPRHSLSPDKDFMGEFGDSDMESVVSVTSSAFSTQSERPRTSRGLSFPRNWRNLFGARNNFLSGSGGEPITGLRLHHSEPGRANTIEVDDCDYLPAGGAQQLVLLEQLEQLQHLAALAAADSPPISARVGMGIAPHQVLVTDANSGQLVEQFFVEPGTVAEEALMPLEPLDPLDPHAHLHPHSAFYSPHVPTTMTPFDIFPPRRSNGLKPNVQATSAAYPLQPQPQPLPLPLLPSFEQFKRITSPITNLFRSSSPAGGHAHAHAHDHATTSPSSLVGYVRDHLDKSCSHCQNGSQPVVLSTHHTLQLIGACPDPCCLADAHPHPQHQPMGYPYVGEHQPPSSDPAMCGECVDQHFLGGLTGPQLNLGVVPTYHVHTPTPNAHRRARGQMNTPAPPPTQSVLRLSRQLSEDALVAAVPISEAKAQPTSILKKPKLERRRLFHEGQSRSLDYDDLHTKSWGRRRIRYEDEVAPTDDYPYPHPSAYAHSPTSAMSRRYGSETNIRQSYMGANVDASNPLSHSHFLVTDDKIVTITYDSDVGWTRRGVAPSLFRGPHRQRGLTDARHHMSLDLQRTNQQKLYGPAAPYLKRRRNLPHPPSAQNAHNFSPMEGGADQLNAAVAGVDQMGNGGMGSGGGAHNTYSNTATTHNSNHQNSLASSVSNQQSARQKGKEGGSMIGASEQLTKSSSGSGGATSAAAAGHHVVGGTNANNASSSSFANPQPPQQQQQQLHHGSPNNNNKRVLSSTTTTNTPQQSHTDANNLTLDATQQQQQQQQPQLQNQQQQPTPNTCTNLITNTTTTLSTTTPSSNATNAATTTTTTTATTNATTTATNPTTTTTTNNTNEPNATTNTNADADADADADAPLDAIDWDAIDAMLDDDFSEYDKDKNGADEAGGSKSAEGAGAEGEEKVDGSLSDTATDRKKGGAIDQERSPKGGSGMGKKSNSTSQLSATGRKRRMGFGKKGKNSFTVHRSEEVLPGDITRELRSSGGASVGGASGAGGGGLSRGSSSEADAIEQFFGDGAGGERFSPSLRNDGALNEFVDGLGPGQLVGRQVLGAPSLGDIQLSMCHQKGFLEVEVIRARGLQQKASSKMLPAPYVKVYLVSGKRCVDKMKTSTARRTLDPLYQQQLVFKQSYTGCILQVTVWGDYGRIEKKVFMGVAQIMLDDLNLSNIVIGWYKLFGTTSLVSCPTNIGLGSRRSSIASLDSLKL from the exons ATGGACGAAATGCCGGACCTGTCGCACCTGACGCCTCACGAGCGGATGCAGATCGAGAATGTCCTTATGCGCCagaagcaggaggaggagaagcaGAATGAGATCATGCG ACGCAAACAGGATGAGGTGGTGACGCTGGAAATGCAAATCAGACAACGCTCCGAGCAGCAGAAGAAGGCCGGCGTAGAGCTGGATGCCACCTGTCACATCTGCCTTAAGACCAAATTCGCTGACGGTGTCGGCCACATCTGCCACTACTGCAACATTCGGTGCTGCGCCCGATGCGGCGGCAAAGTAACTCTCCGTAGCAATAAG GTAATCTGGGTGTGCATTCTGTGTCGCAAGAAGCAGGAGCTGCTGTCCAAAACTGGCCAGTGGATAAACAAGACAGCGGGCCACCAGGACGGATTCATCCGACGCATTGAGCCAGATGGCAGTAGT GACATCTCCCAGCAGACCATCGTGGATCCGCACGACCAAACGGACAAGCGGCCCAAGCTGGAACGAACTCGCAGCGCCGCCGAAAAGGAGAATCTGCCCATGCAGCGAGCGGGGAGCATGCTCCGGCGTCAGTACTCGCAGCAGGAGCAGCCCACCAACCGGAGGCTCTCGGTGTCGGATAGCGGAATGGATCCCATGATGAGCCcggggcagcagcagcaaatgcagcaccaccaacagcaacaacgcTCCCGCATGCAACCGATGAATCCTCAGCAGGCGCAGCAGGCATATGGaatgcaacaacagcagcagcaaagaACTGGAGGCAATTATCCTGAAGACGATCCGCGTTATTATCAG GGTGAGCTAGATGGTCTGATGAGGCAGCATCCGCACCTGGCGCATCCCAGCCAGGTGCAACAGCCACACCAGCCGCAGtcgcaacaccaacagcagaCGCAACACCatccacagcagcagcagcaacaccttATGCCACAGCAACATCGCCAATCACCGCAGCAACATGcaccccagcagcagcagcaatttGCGggccggcagcagcagcagcatcaggtGCAGCAATCCTACCAGGCGCAGATACACCAGCAGCCACACCAGCCCATGCCACAACACCACGGGCAGCAAGGCATGTCGCAAATGGGGGGCTACCAGAAGCCTCCTCCCTTGACTCGGAACCTAACAATTTCCGGAGGACATGCCATGGACACCACCTCGtacagccagcagcagcaacagcaacagcgccGGGCTCTGGCAGGGTCCCAGTATGCCTCGCAGCAGCAGAGATCTTTCAGCAGCTCCGAGGAGGAGTTCCAGCATCAGCTGAtgcaggcccaggcccaggctaGTGGAGGTATGGCCAGCGTGGTTACCGCCGGATCTGACTACGACG CAGGTAATTTTGGCGGCGTTCAAGGTGTCCAAACAGTTCTCTCGCCCGGCGATCTACAGATTCATGCAAAT AATCCGGTGAATTGGCAAACATCCGCGGACAATACTCGCCTCATCGGGCATATGATATTGCGTAAATACTATGACGGGGAGGATATATTAGGCTTAAAGGTCAACGGCGGTCAGCCCCTCGGAGGGGGCATCggtggcggaggaggaggaggaggaattggaggTCCATGCGGGGCCATTGTGGAGAAGGTGAAACGCGGATCGGTGGCCGATCTCGAGGGCCGGATTCGACCAG GCGACGAGATAATCGAGTGGAATGGCCGCAGCCTGCACAACAAAAGTGCCGACGAGGTGTACGACATCATCGACGAGAGCCGCCTGGACGCCCAGGTGGAATTGATCGTGAGCCGGCCGATAGGGAACAgcggtggcagtggcggcagtAGCAGCAACGTCAGTCCAAGCAGTGCCTGTTCCGCTTCCGCGTCCGGTATATCCGGCATTTCCGGCGGCTCCGCCAGCAGCAACGCCCCGCGTCGCTCCTCGGCCAACTTTCCGCACAGCGGACTGGCCAGCAGCATGGCCGGAAGTGCGGTGGTCAGCAGTGGCGGCAGATATCTCCAGCGCAAAG CTCCTGCGGTTGAGGCTATCGAAATCCATCGGGATAAGCCAAGTGTGCTGATCACCTCGCCCGGTTCGCCGGACATCCATACCGGTGTTCCAGGATCAGGAGCTGGCGGAGGACTGCGGCAACGTGGCGTCGTCGCGCATCAAACGCAACGCCTGGGACCAAGTCACAGCAGCCATAGCCACAGCAGCAGCGGgagtggcagcggcagcagtacCAGCAGCGCCCACACCGCCCCCTCCAACCTCACCAACCTCGCATCCGCCACCGGCTCCGCCTCGGGCGGTCTGCACGGCGCAACGACGGCGGGCCATCATCACCACCATTGCCATCCGCATTCGCATCAGCACCCGTTACAGCATCAGGGACTGCCCGCCGCCCACCTGCACGGTCACGGGGTGGGCGGGGGCGTGGCCATGGGAGGCGGTTCAGGTACCACCACCCAACCTGTGCCGATTGAAGGTCGGTTGCAGCTGAAGCTTGGCTACGACCAGAACACGTTGCAGCTGATCGTGACCCTGGTCTGCGCCACCGGCCTCTCCCTTCGCCAGAGCGGAGCGGGCCGCAACCCCTACGCAAAA GTGTTCCTTCTGCCCGATCGTAGCCACAAATCGAAGCGGCGAACAAAAACGGTGGGCACCACCTGTGAGCCCCGCTGGGGCCAGACCTTCATTTACTCGGGGCTGAGACGGTGCGACCTCaatggccggctgctggag GTGACGCTGTGGGATTATGTTCGCTACGGGGCAAATGACTTCATCGGCGAGGTGGTAATCGATCTAGCGCACCACATACTGGACGATGAGGCGGAGTGGTACCAGCTGCAGCCTCATCAGGATACCTCCTACCTC TTACGTGACGAGGGCAGCGATGTGGACGGCCTGATACTGACACCGACAGATCATTTATCACCGCCGAGCACCATGTCGCGTTTGAGCGACTCGGACACAACGTCCGACTGTGACATCGATGGAATGACCCCGGGGGCCAGCATCTCGTCGATGGGCAGCTCAGCGAGTCCACCACCCCTGCTTGAG CTCGATCTAAACGAGCGTCGCTCCAGACGCGACATGTCTCCCCAGGGCCGCAAACGCGTGGCCGGGATGGTGGCCCGCGACTACCGCACTGTATCTGGCATCGGACAAAGTTACCACAATCAG GCATCTGCCAGCGGCTACTATCGTCGCGGAGGTGGTAATGGTGTTGGTTCTGCCATCGGTCCCGGTGGCATGAGCCTTAGCCAACGCAGCCACTCAGCGGCACCCAGTGACAGCTACCACAGTGGTGGAGGAGGCAGCGGCGTGCCATCTAGCGGAGTGGGCTACGGATATCGGAGTACCAGTCCGCGGCGCGGATCTCTTTCGCCTCCCGACGATCGCTACATAGACTATCCAGTGCTTCCAGTTCACGGCTCACCCAACGCTCCATCGGGATACCAGGGGCCGGGTGGCGCATCCTCAGCGTCGGCTGCTACGCAGCAGCAGCGGTTCCAGTCGCGATCGGCTACAGCCACGCCCACAGGCTCACCCAAAAAAAGGCAACTGCCGCAG gTGCCCCAGACATCTCGCAGCGCCATGTTGAGAGACCGACTCGGTCAGGACTTCGACGAGCGACTGGCATCGGGCGGCCGCTTTGGGCGGCATCGCACAAGGCAGCCCCACCACCAGGCCACCTACCGCAGCACTGGGATGGGCGGCTGGGAGCGGCACTATACGGGCCTTTCCGACAGCGACTTGCACTCGATGGACACCAGGATGCGACCACGACACTCCCTGTCCCCGGACAAGGACTTCATGGGCGAGTTCGGCGACTCTGACATGGAGTCGGTGGTCAGTGTGACCTCCAGCGCCTTCTCCACGCAGTCGGAGCGTCCGCGAACCTCGCGCGGCCTCAG CTTCCCTCGCAACTGGCGCAATCTCTTTGGCGCCCGCAACAATTTCCTCAGCGGATCCGGAGGGGAGCCAATCACCGGACTGCGGCTGCACCACTCGGAGCCGGGCAGGGCCAACACCATTGAGGTGGATGATTGCGATTACCTGCCCGCCGGCGGAGCCCAGCAACTGGTTCTTCTCGAGCAGCTGGAGCAGCTGCAGCATCTGGCCGCTCTAGCGGCTGCCGACTCGCCGCCAATCTCCGCCAGAGTTGGAATGGGCATTGCCCCGCACCAAGTACTGGTGACGGATGCCAATAGTGGCCAACTGGTGGAGCAGTTCTTCGTGGAGCCAGGCACCGTGGCCGAGGAGGCCCTAATGCCGCTGGAGCCACTGGACCCACTCGATCCCCATGCGCATCTGCATCCACATTCCGCCTTCTACTCGCCCCATGTGCCCACCACCATGACCCCATTCGACATTTTTCCACCAAGACGCTCGAACGGACTGAAACCAAACGTACAAGCCACCTCCGCCGCCTATCCGCTGCAACCGCAACCACaaccgctgccgctgccgctgctacCGAGCTTTGAGCAATTCAAGCGCATTACCTCGCCCATCACCAATCTCTTCCGCAGCTCTTCGCCAGCGGGCGGCCACGCTCACGCCCATGCCCACGACCATGCAACGACTTCACCCAGTTCTCTAGTGGGCTATGTGAGGGATCACCTGGACAAAAGCTGCAGCCACTGCCAGAACGGAAGTCAGCCGGTGGTACTGTCCACGCACCATACCCTGCAGCTAATCGGTGCTTGCCCGGATCCCTGCTGTCTGGCGGACGCGCACCCCCATCCCCAGCACCAGCCCATGGGGTATCCCTACGTTGGCGAACATCAGCCACCGTCCTCTGATCCGGCCATGTGTGGGGAGTGTGTCGATCAGCACTTTCTCGGTGGCTTGACTGGGCCGCAACTGAATCTCGGTGTGGTGCCCACCTATCACGTGCACACACCAACGCCGAACGCTCATCGAAGGGCCAGGGGGCAGATGAACACACCGGCGCCGCCACCGACTCAGTCGGTCTTGCGACTATCTCGGCAGCTAAGCGAAGACGCCTTGGTAGCAGCCGTACCCATTTCGGAGGCGAAAGCCCAACCAACGTCGATTCTCAAGAAACCGAAGCTGGAGCGGCGAAGACTCTTCCATGAGGGGCAGTCGCGATCTCTGGACTACGATGACCTGCACACAAAGAGCTGGGGCAGGCGTCGCATTCGCTACGAGGACGAGGTGGCGCCCACAGATGATTACCCCTATCCGCATCCAAGCGCCTATGCCCACTCGCCTACCTCGGCCATGTCCCGAAGATACGGCTCGGAGACAAACATACGGCAGTCGTACATGGGAGCCAATGTAGATGCCAGCAATCCGTTGAGTCACTCGCACTTCCTGGTCACGGACGACAAGATAGTGACCATAACCTACGACTCTGATGTTGGTTGGACGCGTCGTGGTGTGGCGCCTTCGCTTTTTCGAGGGCCGCACCGCCAACGAGGCCTGACCGATGCCAGGCACCACATGTCCCTAGATCTGCAACGGACCAACCAGCAGAAACTGTACGGGCCGGCGGCTCCGTATTTGAAACGAAGGCGGAACCTGCCACATCCACCTAGTGCCCAAAACGCGCACAACTTTTCGCCAATGGAGGGGGGAGCGGATCAACTGAATGCGGCTGTGGCGGGAGTGGATCAAATGGGCAACGGCGGAATGGGTAGCGGTGGTGGTGCACACAACACATATAGCAATACCGCCACCACACACAATAGCAACCACCAGAATAGCCTAGCGAGTAGTGTTAGCAATCAGCAATCAGCTAGGCAAAAAGGGAAAGAAGGCGGATCGATGATCGGAGCATCGGAGCAGCTGACGAAATCTAGTAGTGGGAGCGGTGGTGCAAcatctgctgccgctgctgggCATCATGTCGTCGGTGGTACTAATGCTAATAATGCTTCTTCTTCCTCTTTTGCAAATCCCCAaccaccacaacaacaacaacaacaactacatcATGGATCAcccaataataacaacaaacgTGTCCTTTCATCAACGACAACAACAAATACACCACAACAATCACACACTGACGCCAATAACCTGACGCTTGACGccacacaacaacaacaacaacaacaacaaccacaacttcaaaaccaacaacaacaaccaacgCCAAATACATGCACAAATCTCATaacaaacacaacaacaacattatCAACAACCACACCATCGTCGAATGCAACGAATGCGGcgacaacgacaacaacaacaactgcaacaacaaatgCTACAACAACTGCCACAAATccaacgacaacaacaacaaccaatAACACTAACGAACCAAACGCAACAACCAACACGAATGCCGACGCGGATGcggatgctgatgctgatgcacCGCTGGACGCAATCGACTGGGATGCAATCGATGCGATGCTGGACGATGACTTCAGCGAGTACGACAAGGACAAGAACGGCGCCGACGAAGCGGGCGGCTCCAAATCAGCAGAAGGAGCTGGTGCCGAAGGCGAAGAGAAAGTCG ATGGAAGCCTCTCGGATACCGCAACGGACAGAAAGAAAGGCGGCGCCATTGACCAGGAGCGGTCGCCCAAGGGCGGCAGCGGCATGGGCAAGAAATCCAACTCCACCTCGCAGCTTTCGGCAACAG GTCGTAAAAGACGTATGGGCTTTGGAAAGAAGGGTAAGAACTCATTCACGGTGCACCGCAGCGAAGAAGTGCTGCCCGGGGATATCACGCGAGAGCTGCGAAGCAGCGGCGGCGCAAGCGTCGGCGGTGCCAGTGGAGCCGGTGGTGGCGGCCTGTCCCGCGGTTCGTCCTCGGAGGCGGACGCCATCGAGCAGTTTTTCGGCGATGGTGCCGGCGGGGAAAG